Proteins encoded by one window of Winogradskyella sp. PG-2:
- the dnaE gene encoding DNA polymerase III subunit alpha: MYLIFDTETTGLPKRWDAPITDTDNWPRCIQIAWQLHDAMGNCIEHQDYLVKPEGFNIPYDAEKIHGISTDLAQEQGVSLSEVLEKFNEALAKTKYVVGQNVKFDLNIMGAEFVRENLANQLQELLVLDTCTEHTASLCKIPGGRYGKFKLPTLTELHQYLFNTPFGEAHNATADVEATTRCFFELIRKQQYTKEQLDVQPDYFQRFSEENPDTIQLIGLKHINLKRASAKINERLQREQSEAIPTETNKEAVSKLTEVDFVHLHNHSQFSILQSTISIKDLVAAAANEDMPAVALTDHGNMMGAFHFVSAVGNHNKKIKAQHAEAEENGEEKKGKLIKPIIGCEFFVCEKHDDKTRKDNGYQIVLMAKNKKGYHNLAKLSSVAFTDGFYYVPRIDKQLIEQYKEDLICLTGNLYGEVPSKVLNIGENQAEEALLWWKETFGDDLYMELMRHNQEDENRVNPVLIQFAKKHDVKLIASNNTYYVEQENANAHDILLCVKDGEKQATPIGRGRGYRYGLPNQEYYFKSSEEMKTLFRDIPEAIVNIQELVDKIEPYELARDVLLPAFDIPNEFKHEDDEADGGKRGENALLKHLTYKGAEKRYGDITPEIKERLDFELSVIENTGYPGYFLIVEDFIREARNMDVSVGPGRGSAAGSVVAYCLWITNIDPIKYDLLFERFLNPDRVSMPDIDIDFDDEGRGRVMDYVINKYGSNQVAQIITYGTMAAKSSIRDTARVLDLPLGDADRISKLIPTMSKLGKIFGLSEKDLTKKFRAEDLDKVNELLNISDGEDLQAETVNQARVLEGSVRNTGIHACGVIITPGDITNYVPVALAKDSDLYVTQFDNSVVESAGLLKMDFLGLKTLTLIKDTVKIVKAKHGIVLDPESFPLDDEETYALFQRGETVGIFQYESPGMQKHMKNLKPTVFDDLIAMNALYRPGPMEYIPSFIARKHGDEEIDYDLPEMEEYLKETYGITVYQEQVMLLSQKLADFTKGEADVLRKAMGKKQIAVLDKMKPKFIEQAGAKGLDKDKLEKIWKDWEAFASYAFNKSHSTCYAWIAYQTAYLKAHYPAEYMAAVLSNNMNDIKSVTFFMEECKRMRLPVLGPDVNESYYKFSVNKDNAVRFGMGAIKGVGQGAVKTIVEGRKEEGNYKSIFDLAKRIDLRAANKKAFEGLANAGGFDCWADTHRAQYFAHDGDGITFLEKAVKYGAKHQENENSAQISMFGEASGVQIAEPLVPPCEDWGTMEKLSREKEVVGIYISGHPLDDFKIEMKTFCNGNIALFNDLDSVLNREVTFGGVVTDVQHRVSKQGKGWALFTIEDYTDSFEFRIFGEDYLKFRHFFVINSFVYVRAFIKEGWVNRDTGKKGDPRIQFNSFQLLHDVMDTYAKKLSIQLNIDDLSEGKISALNDLLRIHDGNNTLNFVVYDNKEKIKVQMPSRKQKVKISQELLHELKEHNVRYKLN; encoded by the coding sequence ATGTACTTAATATTTGACACTGAAACTACAGGTTTACCAAAGCGTTGGGATGCACCAATTACAGATACAGATAATTGGCCAAGATGTATTCAGATTGCTTGGCAACTGCATGATGCGATGGGAAATTGTATTGAGCATCAAGATTATTTAGTTAAACCAGAAGGCTTCAATATTCCTTATGATGCAGAAAAAATTCATGGTATTTCAACCGATTTAGCACAAGAACAAGGTGTTTCACTTTCTGAGGTATTAGAAAAATTCAATGAAGCCTTAGCAAAGACCAAATATGTAGTCGGACAAAATGTAAAGTTCGATTTAAATATTATGGGAGCTGAGTTTGTACGAGAAAACCTTGCAAATCAACTTCAAGAATTACTTGTTTTAGATACCTGTACTGAACATACTGCTAGTTTATGTAAGATTCCTGGTGGACGCTATGGAAAATTTAAATTACCAACCTTAACAGAATTACATCAATATTTATTTAATACACCTTTTGGTGAAGCTCATAATGCTACGGCAGATGTTGAAGCAACCACGCGTTGTTTTTTCGAATTAATTAGAAAACAACAATATACCAAAGAACAGCTCGATGTTCAGCCAGATTATTTTCAGAGGTTTTCTGAGGAAAACCCAGATACGATTCAACTTATTGGATTAAAACACATTAACCTAAAACGTGCAAGTGCTAAGATTAATGAACGACTTCAAAGAGAACAATCAGAAGCCATCCCAACTGAAACAAATAAAGAAGCGGTTTCAAAATTAACAGAGGTTGATTTTGTACATCTGCATAACCATTCTCAGTTCTCCATTCTTCAGTCAACCATTAGCATCAAAGATTTAGTAGCTGCTGCAGCCAATGAAGATATGCCAGCTGTAGCATTGACTGATCATGGAAATATGATGGGAGCATTTCACTTTGTAAGTGCAGTTGGAAATCATAATAAAAAGATTAAGGCACAACATGCTGAAGCAGAAGAAAATGGTGAAGAGAAGAAAGGGAAGCTTATAAAACCAATTATAGGTTGTGAATTTTTTGTCTGCGAAAAGCATGATGATAAAACCAGAAAAGATAATGGCTACCAAATTGTCTTAATGGCTAAGAATAAAAAAGGCTATCACAATCTAGCAAAGCTTTCATCTGTAGCTTTTACAGATGGTTTTTACTATGTGCCACGAATTGACAAGCAACTTATTGAGCAATATAAAGAAGACCTGATTTGCCTAACAGGAAACTTATATGGTGAAGTACCTAGTAAGGTCTTAAATATTGGTGAGAATCAAGCTGAGGAGGCTTTGTTATGGTGGAAAGAAACTTTTGGTGATGATTTGTATATGGAGCTCATGCGACACAATCAAGAAGATGAAAATCGTGTGAATCCTGTATTAATTCAATTTGCTAAAAAGCATGATGTAAAGTTGATTGCTTCTAATAACACTTATTATGTTGAGCAAGAAAACGCTAATGCCCACGATATTTTACTGTGTGTAAAGGATGGTGAAAAACAAGCGACTCCAATAGGTCGAGGTCGAGGGTATCGTTACGGTCTGCCAAATCAAGAATACTACTTTAAGTCTTCTGAAGAGATGAAGACTCTTTTTAGAGATATTCCAGAAGCCATTGTCAACATTCAAGAGCTAGTTGATAAGATTGAACCTTATGAATTAGCACGAGATGTATTATTACCTGCTTTTGATATTCCAAATGAATTTAAGCATGAAGATGATGAAGCTGATGGAGGTAAACGTGGTGAAAATGCTCTTCTAAAACATTTGACTTACAAAGGTGCTGAAAAGCGATACGGCGACATTACACCAGAAATAAAAGAACGCCTCGATTTTGAGTTAAGTGTTATTGAGAATACAGGTTATCCAGGATATTTCTTAATTGTTGAAGATTTTATCAGAGAAGCCAGAAACATGGATGTATCAGTTGGTCCAGGTCGAGGTTCAGCAGCAGGTTCTGTAGTGGCATATTGCCTTTGGATTACAAATATAGATCCAATTAAGTACGATTTACTTTTTGAGCGTTTCTTAAATCCAGATCGTGTGAGTATGCCAGATATCGATATCGATTTTGATGATGAAGGTCGTGGTCGTGTTATGGATTATGTAATTAATAAATATGGTTCTAATCAGGTTGCGCAGATTATCACTTATGGAACCATGGCAGCAAAGTCATCCATTAGAGATACGGCCAGAGTATTAGATTTACCACTTGGTGATGCAGATCGAATTTCGAAGTTAATTCCGACGATGTCTAAGCTAGGAAAGATATTTGGCTTATCCGAAAAGGACTTGACTAAAAAGTTTAGAGCTGAAGATTTAGATAAAGTCAATGAGCTTCTCAATATTTCGGATGGTGAAGACTTACAAGCAGAAACTGTAAACCAAGCAAGAGTTTTAGAAGGTTCGGTTCGTAATACTGGTATTCACGCTTGTGGTGTGATAATTACACCTGGTGATATTACCAATTATGTTCCTGTAGCTTTAGCCAAAGATTCTGATTTATATGTCACACAGTTTGATAACTCTGTAGTTGAAAGTGCAGGCTTATTAAAGATGGATTTCTTGGGATTAAAAACACTAACCTTAATTAAGGATACCGTTAAGATTGTAAAAGCAAAACATGGTATTGTGCTAGATCCTGAAAGTTTTCCGCTTGATGATGAAGAGACTTATGCATTATTTCAACGAGGTGAAACGGTTGGGATTTTCCAATATGAATCTCCGGGTATGCAAAAGCACATGAAAAATCTAAAGCCTACGGTTTTTGATGATTTAATTGCCATGAACGCCTTGTATCGTCCTGGTCCTATGGAATATATACCAAGTTTTATTGCACGTAAGCATGGTGACGAAGAGATTGATTACGATTTACCAGAAATGGAAGAGTACTTAAAGGAAACCTATGGTATTACGGTTTACCAAGAGCAGGTAATGTTATTGTCTCAAAAATTGGCAGATTTCACCAAAGGTGAAGCCGATGTTTTGAGAAAGGCAATGGGAAAAAAGCAGATTGCGGTTCTCGATAAAATGAAACCTAAATTTATTGAACAAGCTGGAGCAAAAGGCTTAGATAAAGATAAACTAGAAAAAATCTGGAAGGATTGGGAAGCCTTTGCGAGTTATGCCTTTAATAAATCACACTCTACTTGTTATGCTTGGATTGCATATCAAACCGCTTATTTAAAAGCACACTATCCTGCAGAATATATGGCTGCTGTGTTGTCTAATAATATGAATGACATTAAGTCTGTCACTTTCTTTATGGAAGAGTGTAAACGCATGCGTTTACCTGTTTTAGGACCAGATGTTAATGAGAGTTATTACAAATTTTCGGTAAATAAAGATAATGCAGTTCGTTTTGGAATGGGAGCGATTAAAGGTGTTGGTCAAGGAGCAGTAAAGACAATAGTTGAAGGAAGAAAAGAAGAAGGGAATTATAAATCTATTTTCGATTTAGCAAAGCGTATTGATTTACGAGCTGCCAATAAAAAAGCCTTTGAAGGATTAGCAAATGCTGGTGGATTTGATTGTTGGGCAGATACACACAGAGCACAATATTTTGCGCATGATGGTGATGGGATTACGTTTTTAGAAAAAGCGGTGAAATATGGTGCAAAGCATCAAGAAAATGAAAACTCAGCTCAGATAAGTATGTTTGGAGAAGCTAGTGGAGTTCAAATTGCAGAACCATTGGTGCCTCCTTGTGAAGATTGGGGAACAATGGAGAAACTATCTCGCGAAAAAGAAGTTGTTGGCATATATATTTCTGGACATCCATTGGATGATTTTAAAATTGAAATGAAAACCTTTTGCAATGGTAATATTGCCTTATTTAACGATTTAGATTCTGTGTTGAATAGAGAAGTTACCTTTGGTGGAGTTGTAACAGATGTACAACATCGTGTGAGTAAACAAGGAAAAGGCTGGGCATTATTTACCATTGAAGATTATACGGATAGTTTTGAGTTTAGAATCTTTGGGGAAGACTATTTAAAGTTTAGGCACTTCTTTGTGATTAACTCTTTTGTCTATGTAAGAGCCTTTATAAAAGAAGGTTGGGTGAATAGAGATACGGGTAAAAAAGGTGATCCAAGAATTCAGTTTAATAGCTTTCAGTTACTGCATGATGTTATGGATACCTATGCTAAAAAGCTGTCCATACAATTAAATATTGATGATTTAAGCGAAGGCAAAATTTCTGCTTTGAATGACTTATTGCGAATCCATGATGGTAATAATACTCTCAACTTTGTGGTTTATGATAACAAGGAAAAAATAAAAGTACAAATGCCAAGTAGAAAGCAGAAAGTGAAAATCTCTCAAGAACTTTTGCATGAACTCAAAGAACATAATGTTAGATATAAGTTGAATTAA
- a CDS encoding tetratricopeptide repeat-containing sensor histidine kinase, translating into MIKLANHINIDSIILRANRDLSYNYLINEDFDMFKEISLRNLELARKLKDSSAVAYTNKNLGWYYYAIDDDNTQSYKYLIRALDYFNLKGILNEKAEILASIATIQDLEKDYLGSEQNAIEALRLLNNLNAEDKNEDKYRLLNLLGGLSYKLENHEKSIEYHTKALNLAKKIEDRIDRYSESLNNLALTYRAKENYVKALNFYEELINDNKLRKNDITFYALILDNYAFTKFMQGNYDFDVLEKDFKMALKIADSIDDSYTKLAASIDLSKFYKANDRKDSALIYAKESYKISRDIPINELYLESMILLSDLTKGEESNNYLKAHIKLSDSLLKKERNNRNKYARIKYDTDQIEAENEQISKENFYLAILSIGLLFSAILIYVVISQRSKNRKLRLIQVQQKANEDIYNLMLGQQDKVDEARAKEKIRVSKELHDGVLGRLFGTRLSLDSMNFKDGKEAMMTRANYIGQLKTIEEDIRKISHELNTDFVSGTGFMEIVSELIENQTQAYGLTFDFNYTDDISWDLVSNKTKINIYRIIQESMQNIYKHANANAIKISISLEKDVICLEIIDDGEGFDTSKSKKGIGLKNMTSRVEDINGKITFTSHTGDGTTVNVKIPYTNQST; encoded by the coding sequence GTGATAAAATTAGCGAATCATATAAATATTGATTCTATAATTCTTCGCGCCAATAGAGATTTAAGTTACAATTACTTAATTAATGAGGATTTTGATATGTTTAAAGAGATAAGTCTAAGGAATTTAGAATTAGCGCGAAAACTTAAAGACTCGTCTGCTGTAGCTTATACAAATAAGAATTTGGGTTGGTATTATTATGCTATTGATGATGATAATACACAATCTTACAAATATTTAATAAGAGCATTGGATTACTTTAATCTAAAAGGAATATTAAATGAGAAAGCTGAGATATTAGCAAGTATAGCAACGATTCAAGATTTAGAAAAGGACTATTTAGGTAGTGAGCAAAATGCTATTGAGGCTCTAAGATTGTTAAATAATTTAAATGCAGAAGATAAAAATGAGGATAAATATCGTTTACTTAATCTTCTCGGAGGTCTATCTTATAAACTTGAAAATCATGAAAAATCTATAGAATATCATACAAAAGCGTTAAATCTTGCAAAAAAAATTGAAGACAGGATTGATAGATACTCAGAATCATTAAATAATCTAGCATTAACTTATAGAGCCAAAGAAAATTATGTTAAAGCTTTAAATTTTTATGAAGAACTTATTAATGACAATAAGCTACGAAAAAATGATATTACATTTTATGCTTTGATTCTTGACAATTATGCTTTTACAAAATTCATGCAAGGGAATTATGATTTTGATGTATTAGAAAAAGATTTCAAGATGGCACTTAAGATTGCGGATAGTATTGATGATTCTTATACCAAACTTGCTGCTTCTATAGATTTATCTAAATTTTATAAAGCGAATGATAGAAAGGATTCTGCTTTGATTTATGCTAAAGAGAGTTATAAAATATCACGTGATATTCCAATCAATGAATTATATCTAGAATCAATGATTTTACTCTCTGATTTAACTAAAGGTGAAGAGAGTAATAATTATTTAAAAGCTCATATTAAATTGAGTGATAGTCTTTTAAAAAAAGAAAGAAATAACAGAAATAAATATGCTAGGATAAAATATGATACCGACCAAATTGAAGCTGAAAACGAACAAATTTCAAAAGAAAACTTTTACTTAGCTATATTATCAATTGGCTTATTATTTTCAGCAATTCTTATATATGTTGTGATATCTCAACGTTCTAAGAACAGAAAACTTAGATTAATACAAGTACAACAAAAAGCCAATGAGGATATTTATAACCTTATGCTTGGTCAACAAGATAAAGTAGATGAAGCTAGAGCCAAAGAGAAAATTAGAGTGTCTAAAGAATTGCATGATGGTGTTTTAGGGAGACTTTTTGGAACTCGTCTTAGCTTGGATAGTATGAATTTTAAAGATGGCAAAGAAGCGATGATGACCAGAGCCAATTATATTGGCCAGCTAAAAACCATCGAAGAAGACATCCGTAAAATATCTCATGAGTTAAATACCGATTTTGTTTCGGGTACCGGTTTTATGGAAATTGTTTCGGAACTTATTGAGAATCAAACCCAAGCTTATGGTTTAACCTTTGACTTTAATTATACCGATGATATTAGTTGGGATTTAGTATCTAATAAAACTAAAATAAATATTTATAGAATTATCCAAGAATCAATGCAAAATATCTATAAACATGCTAATGCTAATGCCATAAAAATTAGTATTTCATTAGAAAAAGATGTAATTTGCTTAGAAATCATCGATGATGGAGAGGGATTTGACACATCGAAAAGCAAAAAAGGCATTGGTTTAAAAAATATGACTTCTCGTGTGGAGGATATTAATGGTAAAATCACCTTTACTTCTCATACTGGTGATGGAACAACTGTTAATGTTAAGATTCCCTACACAAACCAATCAACATGA
- a CDS encoding serine hydrolase domain-containing protein has translation MKKMILSTLIILLFLSCKEEKKTPTIEKDKTEVFQSILDSIYAKNKDAVGLMVHIEAPDKKISWSGAVGITDKNTNTPLSEDQPVLIASNTKTYVSAAILRLVEESMLDLNQAIDTLIFKKTNALLKTDGYNTSLIKVVQLLSHTSGIHDYATTDAYMEMIKKDPKHRYSRDEQIKLAMTLGDPLGEAGDIFTYADVNYLLLTEIIESITGKPFYTSIRDLIYYDKLGMQTTWFSTLEDYPKDLEPLVHQYWTSEGFDSYEIDHSFDLYGGGGIASTSKDLAVFCQSLFNNKIFEYSSTLDLIYTKASPKKPMEGNYYLGLFGVDFDGVKGYGHGGFWGTVVNYFPELNASIFILDRDKRILSPDINRLMLKELKSYYKTKQ, from the coding sequence ATGAAAAAAATGATATTAAGTACTTTGATAATTCTACTTTTTCTTAGTTGTAAAGAAGAGAAGAAAACGCCAACTATCGAAAAGGATAAAACAGAAGTCTTCCAATCCATCTTAGATTCAATTTATGCAAAAAACAAAGATGCTGTTGGGTTGATGGTTCATATTGAAGCACCAGATAAAAAGATATCTTGGAGTGGAGCAGTTGGTATTACAGATAAAAATACTAATACACCTTTAAGTGAAGATCAACCTGTTTTGATTGCAAGTAACACTAAAACTTATGTTAGTGCAGCGATTTTGAGATTGGTAGAAGAGTCTATGCTAGATTTAAACCAAGCTATTGATACATTAATTTTTAAAAAGACTAATGCTTTACTAAAAACTGATGGTTATAACACATCACTAATTAAAGTAGTTCAATTATTAAGTCATACCAGTGGTATTCATGATTATGCGACTACTGATGCTTATATGGAAATGATTAAAAAAGATCCTAAGCACAGATATTCTAGAGATGAACAGATTAAATTAGCCATGACTTTAGGCGATCCTTTGGGTGAAGCTGGTGATATTTTTACTTACGCTGATGTGAATTATTTATTATTGACTGAAATTATTGAAAGTATAACAGGAAAGCCATTTTATACCTCAATTAGAGATTTAATTTATTATGATAAGCTTGGAATGCAAACCACATGGTTTTCTACTTTAGAAGATTATCCAAAAGATTTAGAACCACTAGTCCATCAATATTGGACTTCCGAAGGTTTTGATAGTTATGAAATAGACCATTCTTTTGATTTGTATGGTGGTGGAGGCATAGCATCTACTTCTAAAGATTTGGCTGTGTTTTGTCAGAGTTTATTTAACAATAAAATATTTGAGTATTCAAGTACGCTAGATTTAATTTATACTAAAGCAAGTCCTAAAAAACCTATGGAAGGTAACTATTATTTAGGTTTATTTGGTGTTGATTTTGATGGCGTAAAAGGTTATGGTCATGGGGGTTTTTGGGGAACAGTTGTGAATTATTTCCCAGAATTAAATGCTAGTATTTTTATTTTAGATAGAGATAAGCGAATATTAAGTCCAGATATTAATAGATTGATGCTTAAAGAGCTTAAAAGCTATTATAAAACCAAGCAATAG
- the trxA gene encoding thioredoxin: MALEITDANFEETVLKSDKPVMVDFWAAWCGPCRMVGPIIDEISTEYDGKAVVGKVDVDANQEFAAKYGVRNIPTVLVFQNGEVVGRQVGVAPKNAYSDAIDALL; encoded by the coding sequence ATGGCATTAGAAATAACAGATGCAAACTTTGAAGAAACAGTATTAAAGAGTGATAAACCAGTAATGGTTGATTTTTGGGCAGCATGGTGCGGTCCTTGCCGTATGGTTGGACCAATCATTGATGAAATTAGTACAGAGTACGATGGTAAAGCTGTAGTTGGTAAGGTAGATGTTGATGCTAATCAGGAATTTGCTGCTAAGTACGGGGTGAGAAACATACCAACAGTATTAGTTTTTCAAAATGGAGAAGTTGTAGGTCGTCAAGTTGGTGTTGCACCTAAAAATGCATACTCTGATGCTATTGATGCACTTTTATAG
- a CDS encoding DUF58 domain-containing protein — protein MDLQLELNKAGGFKNLELSAKQVVEGFIAGMHKSPFHGFSAEFAEHKIYNQGESTKHIDWKLYAKTDRLYTKRYDEETNLRCHLIIDNSSSMHYPESAGSTIDNLNKISFSALASASLMHILKKQRDAVGLSVYSDIYDFYSPEKGSERHHRMLMTKLSEAVITKPESKTTETYRYLHQIAEKIHRRSLIFVFTDMFQTSEDDEKLFEALRHLKHNKHEVVLFHVFDKAKELTFDFDNRPKRFIDIETDEYINLYADNVKDNYEKAVRDYFNNLRLKCGQYRIKYVEADINAGFNSILTSYMIERQKFV, from the coding sequence ATGGATTTACAATTAGAACTCAATAAAGCAGGTGGTTTTAAAAACCTAGAATTGTCAGCTAAACAAGTGGTTGAAGGTTTTATAGCTGGGATGCATAAAAGTCCATTTCATGGGTTTTCTGCTGAGTTTGCTGAACATAAAATTTACAATCAAGGTGAAAGCACTAAGCATATAGATTGGAAGCTTTATGCCAAAACAGATCGTCTGTACACTAAGCGTTATGATGAAGAGACGAATCTGAGATGTCATCTTATTATAGATAATAGTAGTTCTATGCACTATCCTGAATCAGCTGGTTCTACGATAGATAACTTAAATAAAATTTCGTTTTCAGCTTTGGCAAGTGCATCTTTAATGCATATTCTTAAAAAACAACGTGATGCTGTTGGTTTGAGTGTCTATAGTGATATTTATGATTTCTATTCACCAGAAAAAGGTAGTGAGCGTCATCATAGAATGCTGATGACCAAATTAAGTGAAGCGGTTATTACAAAACCAGAGTCGAAAACAACAGAAACTTATCGCTACTTGCATCAGATTGCTGAGAAGATTCATAGACGATCATTAATCTTTGTGTTTACAGATATGTTTCAGACCTCAGAAGATGATGAAAAGTTATTTGAAGCCTTAAGACATTTAAAACATAACAAGCATGAAGTAGTTTTGTTTCATGTATTTGATAAAGCCAAAGAACTGACTTTTGATTTTGATAATCGACCAAAACGTTTTATAGATATAGAAACAGACGAGTATATTAATCTGTATGCTGATAATGTAAAAGACAACTACGAAAAAGCGGTAAGAGACTACTTTAATAATCTAAGATTAAAGTGTGGACAATATAGAATTAAGTATGTTGAAGCCGACATCAATGCTGGTTTTAATAGCATCCTAACCTCTTACATGATAGAGCGTCAAAAATTTGTTTAG